A single Drechmeria coniospora strain ARSEF 6962 chromosome 03, whole genome shotgun sequence DNA region contains:
- a CDS encoding dimethylaniline monooxygenase has product MKVAVIGGGPAGLATLKFLSTAHHFFPIEKIRVRLFEAHDSIGGTFVQRIYEDAELVSSKYLTAFSDFRLPPDAPDFVTPQAYVKYLGDYVKAFGVDHLIELRSHVKRVCRGPDGTGHTVHYVNSDGGERSWTCDAVAVCSGLHVHPRMPKIPGIERVPVVLHSSRFKTRAQFGKNTNVVVCGAGETGMDIAHLAVTSPTTSVTMAHRDGFFCAPKIIPIPLRPGLTLPRRQNKPVDTSVASLFDTAYAHPVLQRSPLLWLAYDQWVKKMHVLISGTEEGPDQWVGQMSPDRKKMDSIFLCKSARALPYISEGHRSESWWNRQRTAILNVPIMETNGRRIDVVKWPTEIDKDGYMVIPDEGRTDSGPAKRIKPDVMVLATGYDTNFYFLEDDYPGLGDTNARGVYKYGDVTVGFVGFVRPAIGAIPPLAELQAQFWVYRLLQSQLPEQVSSSRDSNALESYELDYKLHACGEYDFFSTKRGVDHEAYAYQLALDMGSAPTMSYVMSKGWKLFFTWAMGSNFNPKFRLVGPWKWEAGAEKIMCGELYSVVSRSGGFLYLLTYSLIPFFFFGLLSGLLYALCWLLDLIGDAVEELLDLLGRARKSRAE; this is encoded by the exons ATGAAAGTTGCCGTCATTGGCGGCGGCCCTGCAGGCCTTGCGACACTAAAGTTCCTTTCCACCGCACACCACTTCTTTCCCATCGAGAAGATTCGAGTCCGGCTGTTTGAAGCCCATGACAGCATCGGAGGCACCTTTGTGCAGCGGATCTATGAGGATGCCGAA CTCGTGTCGTCCAAGTATCTGACGGCCTTTTCCGACTTCCGTTTGCCTCCTGATGCTCCCGACTTTGTCACACCGCAGGCTTATGTCAAGTATCTCGGCGATTACGTAAAGGCCTTTGGTGTTGACCATCTCATTGAGCTTCGATCCCACGTCAAGCGTGTATGCCGCGGCCCGGACGGCACCGGCCATACCGTGCACTACGTCAACtcggatggcggcgagcgctCCTGGACCTGCGACGCCGTAGCTGTCTGCTCTGGACTCCATGTACACCCTAGAATGCCCAAAATTCCAGGTATCGAGAGGGTGCCGGTGGTATTGCATTCGTCCCGTTTCAAGACCCGAGCGCAGTTTGGAAAAAACACCAATGTCGTAGTCTGCGGCGCGGGAGAGACTGGCATGGACATTGCCCATCTCGCGGTGACCTCACCCACCACCTCCGTAACCATGGCCCATCGGGATGGTTTCTTTTGCGCTCCCAAG ATCATACCCATACCGTTGCGCCCCGGTCTAACGTTGCCGCGGCGGCAAAACAAGCCTGTTGACACGTCCGTGGCTAGCCTTTTCGACACGGCGTACGCTCATCCCGTCTTGCAGAGGAGCCCCTTGCTCTGGCTCGCGTACGACCAGTGGGTGAAGAAGATGCACGTTCTCATCTCCGGAACGGAAGAGGGACCCGACCAGTGGGTTGGCCAGATGAGTCCCGACAGGAAGAAGATGGATTCGA TATTTCTTTGCAAATCTGCCCGAGCCTTGCCGTACATTTCGGAAGGCCATCGCTCGGAATCGTGGTGGAACCGCCAAAGGACCGCCATTCTCAACGTTCCCATCATGGAGACCAACGGCAGACGAATCGACGTGGTAAAGTGGCCGACAGAGATTGACAAGGACGGTTACATGGTCATTCCGGACGAGGGACGAACCGACTCCGGTCCGGCCAAAAGGATCAAGCCGGACGTCATGGTCCTTGCCACCGGATACGACACCAACTTTTActtcctcgaggacgactaCCCCGGCCTGGGTGACACAAACGCCCGAggggtgtacaagtacggtgaCGTGACGGTGGGATTTGTCGGATTTGTTCGACCGGCCATCGGAGCCATCCCTCCCCTGGCGGAGCTGCAGGCTCAGTTTTGGGTATATCGCCTGCTCCAGAGTCAGCTGCCAGAGCAGGTATCTTCCTCGCGCGACTCCAACGCACTCGAGTCCTATGAGCTGGATTACAAGCTCCACGCATGCGGCGAGTACGACTTCTTCTCGACCAAGCGAGGTGTTGATCACGAGGCATACGCCTACCAGCTGGCCCTCGACATGGGCAGCGCGCCGACCATGTCGTACGTGATGAGCAAGGGTTGGAAGCTCTTCTTCACCTGGGCCATGGGATCCAACTTTAACCCCAAGTTTCGTCTTGTTGGGCCCTGGAAATGGGAGGCCGGTGCGGAGAAGATTATGTGCGGAGAGCTGTACAGCGTCGTGAGCCGATCCGGCGGCTTCCTCT ATCTGCTGACCTACTCGCTCAttcccttcttcttctttgGGCTGCTGAGCGGTCTTCTGTATGCCTTGTGCTGGCTGTTGGACTTGATTGGGGACGCCGTGGAAGAACTTCTGGACCTGCTGGGTCGTGCGAGGAAGAGTCGAGCGGAGTAG
- a CDS encoding Phosphate transporter, translating into MALHQYDYLLAVGTVFSFLDAWNIGANDVANSWASSVSSRSVSYLQAMMGASVMEFGGALGVGGRVADTIRTKVVDIAAFDQRPALLMLGMVCAVVASASYLTMATRLGMPVSTTHSILGGVLGMGVGALGKDGITWVGYKENGAINLKDGVIQVFLAWIIAPVMSGVFGAAIFLITKYGVLLRRNPTIKGLMLVPVYFSITASLIVMLLIWKGGDYTVNLSDAEIPAVIVAVGAAWGLLMAVFLVPWMYRVVVKEDWQLRAWHVVQGPFLLRRGPVPPPPADFTGVVRNFYEGHLTREELDARRACGAAVTAGDVESQHVSKEADDIVASALSAQSSGVGADGVVMKHKSLVGPKPDAPWHSRAYLWWLAKWLLLRGVDQDVVGSQSEKSVLAGDVEEIHARARHFDNRTEFLYTFLQVMTAAAASFTHGANDVANAVGPYATIYQIWRSGLIPGKQSNVPLWILAFGGCGIVIGLWTYGYHIMRNLGNRMTLMSPARGFSMELGSVITVIMATRLALPVSTTQCITGAIVGVGLCNGDWRAINWRMVAWIYLGWFITVPVSGLISGILMAFITYAPRW; encoded by the exons ATGGCCCTGCACCAGTACGACtacctcctcgccgtcggcaccgtctttTCCTTCCTCGATGCCTGGAACATCGGCGCCAACGATGTGGCCAACTCCTGGGCGagctccgtctcctcccgcTCCGTCTCCTATCTCCAGGCCATGATGGGTGCTTCCGTCATGGAGTttggcggcgccctcggcgtcggcggccgtgtcGCCGATACCATTCGGACcaaggtcgtcgacatcgccgctttcgaccaacggccggccCTGCTCATGCTCGGCATGGTctgtgccgtcgtcgcctcggcgagctaCCTCACCATGGCGACGCGGCTGGGGATGCCCGTGTCCACGACGCACTCCAttctcggcggcgtcttGGGCATGGGCGTCGGTGCCCTCGGCAAGGATGGCATCACCTGGGTTGGATACAAGGAGAACGGAGCCATCAACCTCAAGGACGGCGTCATCCAG GTCTTCCTCGCGTGGATCATAGCGCCCGTCATGTCGGGAGTCTTTGGTGCCGCCATCTTTCTCATCACAAAGTACGGTGTCCTGCTTCGGCGAAACCCGACGATCAAGGGCTTGATGCTCGTGCCCGTGTACTTCTCCATCACCGCCTCCCTCATCGTCATGCTCCTCATCTGGAAGGGCGGCGACTACACCGTCAACCTGAGCGACGCCGAGATTccggccgtcatcgtcgccgtcggcgccgcttGGGGCCTCCTCATGGCCGTCTTTCTCGTCCCCTGGATGtaccgcgtcgtcgtcaaggaggaCTGGCAGCTTCGCGCCTGGCACGTCGTGCAGGGCCCCTTTCTACTGCGTCGCGGACCCgtgcctccgccgccggccgacttCACCGGCGTCGTACGCAACTTTTACGAGGGGCACCTGACCCGCGAGGAGCTGGACGCCCGTCGGGCctgcggcgccgccgtgacCGCCGGAGACGTCGAGAGCCAACACGTCAGCAAGGAAGCTGATGACATCGTCGCCTCTGCCTTGTCCGCGCAGAGCTCCGGCGTcggggccgacggcgtcgtgaTGAAGCACAAGTCGCTGGTAGGACCAAAGCCCGATGCTCCCTGGCATAGTCGTGCGTACCTCTGGTGGCTCGCCAAGTGGCTACTCCTTCGCGGCGTGGAccaggacgtcgtcggctcccaGAGCGAAAAGTCCGTCCTTGCCGGTGATGTTGAGGAGATTCATGCCCGCGCCCGCCACTTCGACAACCGCACCGAGTTTCTATACACCTTCCTCCAGGTCatgaccgccgccgccgcttccttcACCCACGGTGCCAACGACGTGGCCAACGCTGTCGGCCCGTACGCGACCATCTATCAGATCTGGCGCAGCGGCCTCATTCCTGGCAAGCAGTCAAACGTGCCGCTTTGGATCCTTGCTTTCGGCGGTtgcggcatcgtcatcggccttTGGACGTACGGATACCACATCATGCGTAATTTGGGCAACCGCATGACCCTCATGTCGCCAGCACGCGGTTTCTCCATGGAGCTGGGATCCGTCATTAccgtcatcatggccacCCGACTTG CGCTTCCCGTCTCTACCACGCAATGCATCaccggcgccatcgtcggcgttggGCTCTGCAACGGCGACTGGCGTGCCATAAACTGGCGCATGGTCGCCTGGATCTATCTCGGCTGGTTCATCACCGTCCCTGTCTCTGGACTGATATCCGGGATTCTCATGGCATTCATCACCTATGCGCCGCGCTGGTAG
- a CDS encoding l-fucose permease, whose product MGSPSRFRAFLQRHALKADDTRRTKAAELTLRESIFPITLVTILFFLWGFSYGLLDTLNKHFQTALNVDRARSSGLQAAYFAAYPLAAIGHAAWILRHYGYRAVFIWGLCLYALGALLAIAALKAKSFGGFCACIFIIGNGLGSLETAANPFITGTHPSTRRPRTRPLCPLLIGAPVPPVCGPPRYSEIRINISQAFNGVGTVVAPVLGSYVFFTFSDERALANVQWVYLSIAVFVLLLAAVFFFADIPEITDADMEFQADETHSDADKKPFRKQYKLFHATFAQFCYTGAQVAIASFFINYASSTRPNTDAATAAKFFAGAQAAFAIGRFAGVGIMKFVKPRWVFLAFITCCIIFIGPSITQGGNMGISMLYIVSFFESICFPTILALGMRGLGRHTKRGSGYLVAGIVGGACVPPLTGVAGDASGDGIAMVVPMMFFVAAWSYALCVNFVPSYVKVLDSFGQAKIGLEMREGFDGIERSSTRSLGDDFRDRHVTSDHVHGKSIEQSSAKAATVV is encoded by the exons ATGGGCTCCCCATCTCGCTTCCGCGCCTTCCTCCAGAGGCATGCcctcaaggccgacgacacgCGACGCAccaaggccgccgagctcACGCTGCGCGAATCCATCTTTCCCATCAccctcgtcaccatcctcttcttcctctgGGGCTTCAGCTACGGCCTCCTCGATACCCTCAACAAGCACTTCCAGACGGCCCTCAACGTCGACCGCGCCCGCTCCTCCGGCTTGCAGGCGGCCTATTTTGC CGCCTACCCCCTAGCAGCCATCGGCCATGCCGCTTGGATCCTCCGCCACTACGGCTACCGCGCCGTCTTCATCTGGGGCCTCTGTCTCTACGCCCTCGGCGCTCTGCTCGCCATTGCCGCCCTCAAGGCCAAGAGCTTCGGCGGCTTCTGCGCCTGCatcttcatcatcggcaACGGCCTCGGTTcgctcgagacggccgcgAACCCCTTCATAACCGGTACGCACCCGAGCACGCGCCGCCCCCGTACTCGTCCCCTCTGCCCTTTGCTGATCGGCGCCCCTGTTCCGCCAGTCTGCGGTCCGCCGAGGTACTCGGAGATCCGCATCAACATCTCGCAGGCCTtcaacggcgtcggcaccgtcgtcgccccggTCCTCGGATCCTACGTCTTCTTCACCTTCAGCGACGAGCGCGCCCTCGCCAACGTCCAATGGGTCTACCTCtccatcgccgtcttcgtcctgctcctcgccgccgtcttcttcttcgccgacaTCCCCGAGATCACGGACGCTG ATATGGAGTTCCAAGCGGATGAGACGCAttccgacgccgacaagaAGCCCTTCCGAAAACAGTACAAGCTCTTCCACGCCACCTTTGCTCAGTTTTGCTACACCGGCGCCCaggtcgccatcgccagctTCTTCATCAACTACGCCAGTAGCACGCGACCCAacaccgacgccgccacggccgccaagTTCTTTGCCGGAGCCCAGGCCGCCTTTGCCATCGGCCGtttcgccggcgtcggcatcatgAAGTTCGTCAAGCCGCGCTGGGTCTTTCTCGCATTCATCACCTGCTGCATCATCTTCATCGGCCCTTCCATCACCCAAGGAGGCAACATGGGCATATCCATGCTCTACATCGTCTCCTTTTTCGAGTCCATATGCTTCCccaccatcctcgccctcggcatgcgaggcctcggccgccataCCAAGCGCGGCAGCGGatacctcgtcgccggcatcgtcggcggcgcctgcgTGCCACCCTTGacgggcgtcgccggcgacgccagcGGCGATGGCATCGCCATGGTGGTGCCAATGATGTTCTTTGTCGCCGCCTGGAGCTATGCCCTCTGCGTCAACTTTGTCCCGTCGTACGTCAAGGTCCTCGACTCCTTTGGCCAGGCCAAGATTGGTCTGGAGATGCGCGAGggcttcgacggcatcgagagATCTAGCACGAGGTCGCTAGGAGACGACTTCAGGGACAGGCACGTCACAAGCGACCATGTGCATGGCAAGTCCATTGAGCAATCTTCGGCAAAGGCCGCGACTGTCGTATGA
- a CDS encoding SDA1 domain protein, producing the protein MGKRRVAALEKIDADFASLQYKIRRDPKSYKDDFLKQWEQYESQREIFLMSPTAATADSVEAFHNMIDLIAHVADCYPEETTTFPDDLKTILTQHHAVIHPELREKVVGSLILLRRKDVIDSATVLTTLFPILVSSPSKTLREMLFTKILNDLRNSNSKAINHPLNRTVQTVLYNLITADRASPRAIWAIKLTRELWKRQIWTDARPVDVMKEACLAENEKVIVGAVRFFLGGDKEREELEDESSDEEVDLSKVRHQIGINKKSKKQKKAYEKAVNKVKQHDRKKQQPHPLNFSALHLLHDPQDFAEKLFTKHLQNTKTKLSLDTKTLVVQLVTRLVGLHKLTIVPLYSWFIKFLTPRQQSVTSFLASLAQGTHNLVPPDVLEPLIQKIANEFVSEASASEVAAAGLNAIREICARQPLAMSDTLLQDLVQYRKSKDKGVMMAAKGLLSLYREVGAELLKKRDRGKDASIGLRSGLQHQTKFGEEEAGGIEGLELLAKWKEDEKKRKRVEKGLPEEAGSGEEDKDDDDGSDSDGWEVGSDDSSISGDWINVSDSEDEPAPKKLKKGEEAAGKADDDIDGEAQAAELERMSKLATTTILTPADLAKLQELRASAAVDKAMNGQRRKRQHQDENRHTDDGLTAENIEAPARLRKLTKEEKVALAKEGKPDREEHKSTQAIRKSKLQASGKSTSNREKQRNKNFMMTLGKAKSKQKRSLVETRKVLRGHVDRSSRGGRRGNWG; encoded by the exons ATGGGGAAACGAAgggtcgccgccctcgagaaGATCGACGCCGACTT TGCGAGTTTGCAGTACAAGATTCGACGAGACCCCAA ATCGTACAAGGATGATTTCTTGAAGCAATGGGAGCAGTATGAGTCCCAGCGTGAGATCTTTCTCATGTCCCCcaccgcggcgacggcagacTCGGTAGAGGCCTTCCACAACATGATTGACCTCATCGCCCACGTCGCCGACTGCTACCCCGAAGAGACAACAACGTTTCCCGACGATCTCAAGACAATTCTGACGCAGCATCATGCTGTGATACACCCGGAGCTGAGAGAAAAAGTGGTTGGGAGCCTGATCCTGCTTCGACGCAAAGATGTCATCGATTCCGCCACCGTCCTCACCACGCTCTTCCCCATTCTGGTCTCTTCACCAAGCAAGACGCTGCGCGAGATGCTTTTCACCAAGATTCTCAACGACTTGCGGAACTCAAACTCAAAGGCCATCAATCATCCCCTCAACCGAACTGTTCAAACCGTCCTATACAACCTCATCACGGCCGATAGGGCATCGCCTCGCGCCATTTGGGCCATCAAGCTGACCCGCGAGCTGTGGAAGCGGCAGATATGGACGGATGCGAGACCCGTCGATGTCATGAAGGAGGCTTGCCTTGCCGAAAATGAAAAGGTCATCGTCGGAGCCGTACGCTTCtttctcggcggcgacaaggagcgagaggagctcgaggacgaaagcagcgacgaggaagtAGATCTTAGCAAGGTTCGACACCAGATTGGAATCAACAAGAAGAGCAAGAAGCAGAAGAAGGCGTACGAAAAGGCGGTCAACAAGGTCAAGCAGCATGACCGCAAGAAGCAGCAGCCTCACCCCCTCAACTTTTCCGCCCTGCACTTGCTTCACGACCCGCAAGATTTCGCCGAGAAGCTCTTCACCAAGCATCTGCAGAACACCAAGACGAAACTATCGCTCGACACCAAAACCCTCGTCGTTCAGCTCGTCACGAGGCTCGTTGGCCTGCACAAGCTCACCATTGTTCCGCTATATTCTTGGTTCATCAAGTTCCTCACCCCGCGCCAGCAGTCCGTCACGTCCTTTCTGGCGTCGCTGGCGCAAGGGACCCACAACCTCGTGCCTCCCGACGTGCTGGAGCCGTTGATCCAAAAGATTGCCAACGAGTTTGTCTCGGAAGCATCCGCGTCCGAAGTTGCCGCTGCTGGTCTCAACGCCATTCGCGAGATTTGCGCGAGGCAACCGCTTGCCATGTCCGACACCTTGCTGCAGGATCTGGTTCAGTACAGAAAGAGCAAGGACAAAGGCGTCATGATGGCCGCCAAGGGGCTGCTATCGTTGTACAGGGAAGTTGGCGCCGAACTTCTCAAGAAGCGGGATCGAGGCAAGGACGCTTCCATTGGCCTGCGATCCGGTCTGCAGCATCAGACCAAGtttggcgaggaagaggctgGAGGAATAGAGGGCCTGGAACTGCTCGCCAAGTGGAAGGAAGATGAGAAAAAACGGAAACGCGTTGAGAAGGGTTTGCCAGAGGAAGCGGGTAGTGGTGAAGAGGAcaaggatgacgacgatgggtcCGATTCTGACGGCTGGGAGGTCGGCTCCGACGACAGCAGCATCTCTGGTGATTGGATCAACGTCAGCGATTCGGAGGATGAGCCGGCCCCCAAGAAGCTGAAgaagggcgaggaggcggccgggAAGGCGGATGATGacatcgacggcgaagcccAGGCAGCCGAGCTGGAACGCATGTCCAagttggcgacgacgacgattctcacgccggccgacctcgccaaGCTGCAAGAGCTTCGCGCGAGTGCCGCCGTGGATAAGGCTATGAATGGGCAACGTCGCAAGCGGCAGCATCAGGACGAGAACAGACACACGGACGACGGTCTCACGGCAGAGAATATCGAGGCGCCCGCCCGGCTGCGGAAGCTGACCAAGGAGGAAAAGGTAGCCCTAGCCAAGGAGGGCAAGCCGGACCGCGAGGAACACAAGAGCACACAGGCTATCCGCAAGTCGAAGCTGCAGGCGTCGGGCAAGAGCACGAGCAACAGGGAGAAGCAGCGCAACAAGAACTTTATGATGACGCTTGGAAAAGCCAAGAGCAAGCAGAAGAGAAGCCTGGTGGAGACGAGGAAAGTTCTCCGGGGCCATGTGGACAGGAGTTCGCGCGGTGGACGACGTGGAAATTGGGGTTAA
- a CDS encoding mitochondrial phosphate carrier protein, whose protein sequence is MASGAQSTGSTKVDAVVQNVQAAEPAKLSGVALYSRFALSGAVCCSVTHGALTPVDVVKTRIQLDPQTYNRGMIGAFRQVIQNEGAGALLTGVGPTFAGYFLQGAFKFGGYEFFKQQCINQFGYETASNNRTAVYLASSAAAEFFADIALCPLEATRIRLVSEPTYANGLVGGFSKMLKNEGIGAFYAGFGPILFKQIPYTMSKFVVYEKVAEAVYRVFPKNTLSDGQQTMVNLGSGLMAGFAAAIVSQPADTMLSKINKTKGLPGEGTTSRLIKIAKELGFRGSYGGIGARLFMVGTLTAGQFAIYGDLKKALGATGGVEIAK, encoded by the exons ATGGCTAGCGGTGCGCAATCCACCGGCTCGACCaaggtcgacgccgtcgtccagAATGTTCAGGCTGCCGAGCCCGCCAAGCTGTCCGGCGTCGCCCTCTACTCCCGATTCGCCCTGTCCGGCGCCGTCTGCTGTTCCGTCACCCACGGCGCCCTGACTCCCGTCGACGT CGTCAAGACGCGCATCCAGCTCGACCCCCAGACCTACAACCGCGGCATGATCGGTGCTTTCCGTCAGGTCATCCAGaacgagggcgccggcgctcttctcaccggcgtcggcccTACCTTTGCCGGCTACTTCCTGCAGGGCGCCTTCAAGTTTGGCGGATACGAGTTCTTCAAGCAGCAGTGCATCAACCAGTTCGGCTACGAGACCGCCTCCAACAACCGCACCGCTGTCTacctcgcctcctccgccgccgccgagttcTTCGCCGACATCGCCCTGTGCCCCCTCGAGGCCACCCGCATCCGTCTCGTCTCGGAGCCGACGTACGCcaacggcctcgtcggcggatTCTCCAAGATGCTCAAGAACGAGGGTATCGGTGCCTTCTACGCCGGTTTCGGACCCATCCTGTTCAAGCA GATTCCCTACACCATGTCCAAGTTTGTCGTGTACGAAaaggtcgccgaggccgtctaCCGCGTCTTCCCCAAGAACACGCTGTCCGACGGACAGCAGACCATGGTCAACTTGGGCTCCGGTCTCATGGCCGgtttcgccgccgccatcgtctcccAGCCCGCCGACACCATGCTCTCCAAGATCAACAAGACCAAGGGCCTCCCCGGTGAAGGCACCACCTCGCGCCTCATCAAGATCGCCAAGGAGCTCGGTTTCCGCGGCTCGtacggcggcatcggcgctcGTCTCTTCATGGTCGGTACCCTGACCGCTGGTCAGTTCGCCATCTATGGCGACCTGAAGAAGGCCCTCGGCGCCACCGGTGGTGTCGAGATTGCCAAATAA
- a CDS encoding hypothetical protein (related to alcohol dehydrogenase, class C) gives MAKESGSYKFEGWVALDPSSAEGKMVWQEYEPKAWEESDVDIQVTHSGICGSDLHTLRSGWRPTPYPVVVGHEIVGTVVRVGSKAEGGFQVGDVVGVGAQADACLGRDGHTCRQCTTGNENYCADIVPTYAGKHRNDGPAHGGHARYHRCPSHFVFKIPSGLAPELAAPMLCGGVTVYSPLKHFGAGPGRRVGVVGVGGLGHFAVLFAKALGADEVVGISRRAEKRKDALDLGCDDYIATADDEDWPAKNARRLDLIISTVSSKTAPTENGWADGVDTQMPLNDYLKLLDIDGTFVQVGLPEDRVPLSFFSIIPRRLRMAGSGIGSPEEIREMLQLAADKKVRPWVEERPMKEANQAIVDMDAGKARFRYVLVN, from the exons ATGGCCAAGGAGAGCGGCAGCTACAAGTTTGAGGGCTGGGTGGCCCTCGACCCTTCttcggccgagggcaagatGGTCTGGCAGGAGTACGAGCCAAAGGCGTGGGAGGAGTCGGACGTTGACATTCAGGTGACGCACTCGGGCATCTGCGGCTCCGACCTGCACACGCTGCGGTCGGGCTGG CGCCCAACGCCGTAcccggtcgtcgtcggccacgagattgtcggcaccgtcgtccgcgtcggctccaaggccgagggcggcttccaagtcggcgacgtcgtcggcgtcggtgcccaGGCGGACgcctgcctcggccgcgacggccacACGTGCCGCCAATGCACGACGGGGAACGAGAATTACTGCGCCGACATCGTGCCGACGTACGCCGGGAAGCACCGGAACGACGGACCGgcccacggcggccacgcGCGCTACCACCGCTGCCCTTCGCACTTTGTCTTCAAGATCCCCTCCGGCCTCGCGCCCGAGCTCGCGGCGCCGATGCTCTGCGGCGGCGTCACCGTCTACTCGCCGCTGAAGCACTTTGGCGCCGGCCCGGGAAGGcgggtcggcgtcgtcggcgtcggcgggctCGGACACTTTGCCGTGCTGTTTGCCAAggcgctcggcgccgacgaggtcgtggGCATCTCGCGCAGGGCCGAAAAGCGCAAGGATGCCCTCGATCTGGGCTGCGACGACTACAttgcgacggccgacgacgaggactgGCCGGCCAAGAATGCACGGCGGCTCGATCTCATCATCAGCACGGTGTCGTCCAAGACG GCTCCCACGGAGAATGGTTGGGCTGACGGCGTCGACACGCAGATGCCCCTCAACGACTACCTCAAGCTGCTCGACATTGACGGCACCTTTGTCCAGGTGGGCCTGCCCGAAGACAGGGTGCCGCTCTCCTTTTTCAGCATCATTCCCCGGCGGCTCCGCATGGCCGGTTCCGGCATCGGGTCGCCCGAGGAGATTCGGGAGATGCTgcagctcgcggccgacAAGAAGGTGCGGCCGTGGGTGGAGGAGCGGCCGATGAAGGAGGCCAACCAGGCCATTGTCGACATGGACGCCGGCAAGGCTCGCTTCCGGTATGTGCTCGTCAACTGA